Proteins encoded in a region of the Roseateles sp. SL47 genome:
- a CDS encoding ligase-associated DNA damage response exonuclease, which translates to MTVRTSPASDLIVARPEGLYCPAGDFYIDPWRPVPRAVITHAHSDHARWGHGHYLAHEHSAPLLRRRLGEDIHLQTVRYGEAIDHHGVRLSLHPAGHVLGSAQLRVEVKGEVWVASGDYKLESDGTCAPFEAVRCHTFISESTFGLPIYRWPSQPELFQEINAWWQANAEQGRASVLYAYALGKAQRLLHGVDASLGPIICHGAVEPLNAVYRDLGVPLPPTRRATDPSLDTSSLGRSLVIAPPSAARSTWLRRFGPDLADAFASGWMQLRGTRRRRGVDRGFVVSDHADWPGLQTAIRATGAERVFVTHGSVPVMVRWLCEQGLQAQAFATEYGQEDDPASPEEAAPGGASDASPLSPAARS; encoded by the coding sequence ATGACAGTGCGCACGAGTCCGGCTTCCGACCTGATCGTCGCCCGGCCGGAAGGTTTGTATTGCCCGGCGGGCGATTTTTATATTGACCCCTGGCGTCCGGTCCCTCGGGCCGTGATCACCCATGCCCACAGTGACCATGCCCGCTGGGGCCATGGCCATTACCTCGCGCATGAGCACAGCGCCCCCCTCCTGCGACGGCGCCTCGGTGAGGATATTCATCTGCAAACTGTGCGGTATGGTGAAGCGATTGACCACCATGGGGTGCGGCTGTCTTTGCACCCCGCGGGTCATGTGCTGGGATCGGCGCAACTGCGTGTGGAGGTGAAGGGCGAGGTGTGGGTGGCGTCAGGGGACTACAAGCTGGAGTCGGACGGCACCTGTGCCCCGTTTGAAGCGGTTCGCTGCCATACCTTCATCAGCGAGTCCACGTTTGGTCTTCCCATCTACCGGTGGCCCTCCCAGCCCGAGCTGTTTCAAGAGATCAATGCCTGGTGGCAGGCCAATGCGGAGCAGGGCCGGGCCTCGGTGTTGTATGCCTACGCCTTGGGCAAGGCCCAGCGCCTGCTGCACGGTGTGGATGCGTCGCTGGGGCCGATCATCTGCCACGGCGCTGTGGAGCCGCTGAACGCGGTGTATCGCGACCTGGGCGTGCCCTTGCCGCCCACGCGCAGGGCCACCGACCCCAGCTTGGACACATCCAGCCTCGGCAGGTCGCTGGTGATCGCGCCGCCCTCGGCCGCGCGATCCACCTGGCTGCGGCGCTTCGGCCCTGATCTGGCGGACGCTTTTGCCAGCGGCTGGATGCAGTTGCGCGGCACCCGTCGGCGCCGGGGCGTGGATCGCGGCTTTGTGGTGTCCGACCATGCCGACTGGCCGGGCCTGCAGACGGCCATTCGGGCGACTGGGGCGGAGCGGGTGTTTGTCACCCACGGCAGTGTGCCCGTGATGGTGCGTTGGTTGTGTGAGCAGGGATTGCAGGCCCAGGCCTTTGCCACGGAGTATGGCCAGGAGGACGACCCGGCGTCGCCTGAGGAAGCGGCTCCGGGCGGTGCCTCCGACGCCAGCCCCCTGTCCCCCGCTGCGCGATCATGA